A window of Hymenobacter aerilatus contains these coding sequences:
- a CDS encoding nucleotide pyrophosphohydrolase has protein sequence MTIEEAQKTVDQWIQTTGVRYFNELTNMAMLTEEVGEVARIIARQYGEQSFKESDKDKVLADELADVLFVVICLANQTGVNLTEALQRNLLKKTQRDATRHQENEKLR, from the coding sequence ATGACCATCGAAGAAGCCCAGAAGACCGTTGACCAGTGGATTCAAACCACAGGAGTACGCTATTTCAACGAGCTAACCAACATGGCGATGCTGACAGAAGAGGTAGGCGAAGTGGCCCGCATCATTGCCCGGCAATACGGCGAACAGTCGTTCAAAGAATCGGATAAGGACAAAGTGCTGGCCGATGAACTGGCCGATGTGTTGTTCGTGGTTATCTGCCTGGCCAACCAAACCGGCGTCAACTTAACCGAGGCTTTGCAGCGAAACCTTTTGAAAAAGACGCAGCGAGACGCCACTCGTCATCAAGAGAATGAGAAGTTGAGATAA
- the gatC gene encoding Asp-tRNA(Asn)/Glu-tRNA(Gln) amidotransferase subunit GatC — protein MSTDINTLRQLAHLSRLEFDATKEQEMLGALNEILDWVDQLRQLDTSNVAPLVHLSQEINVLRPDEAHNTVSHQEGLRNAPRKDSDYFRVPKVLD, from the coding sequence TTGAGCACCGATATCAATACCCTGCGCCAGCTGGCCCACCTTTCCCGCCTCGAGTTTGACGCTACCAAAGAGCAAGAGATGCTGGGCGCCCTCAACGAAATTCTAGATTGGGTAGACCAGCTCCGCCAGCTCGACACTAGCAACGTGGCTCCGCTGGTGCATTTATCGCAGGAAATCAACGTACTGCGTCCCGATGAAGCCCACAACACCGTGAGCCACCAGGAGGGCTTGCGCAACGCCCCGCGCAAAGACTCCGACTATTTCCGTGTGCCCAAAGTTCTGGATTAA
- a CDS encoding NUDIX domain-containing protein, which translates to MTSVPAADFDETRNPWQVLSTAVQYQNPWISVREDQVLNPAGNPGIYGVVSMKNKALGIVPVDAQGYTWLVGQYRYTLNEYSWEIPMGGGPVELDTLESAQRELREETGFTARRWTNIARLHTSNSVTDEEGFVFLAEDLVPGEVEPEETEELRLWHLPLAEAVEMVMQNRITDAISVAGLLKAERVLASRQQLG; encoded by the coding sequence ATGACCTCCGTTCCAGCCGCTGATTTTGACGAAACCCGCAACCCCTGGCAAGTGCTGAGCACCGCCGTGCAGTACCAGAACCCCTGGATTAGCGTGCGCGAAGACCAGGTGCTGAACCCGGCCGGCAACCCCGGCATTTATGGGGTAGTGTCGATGAAAAACAAAGCCCTAGGCATTGTGCCCGTTGATGCACAGGGCTACACTTGGCTGGTAGGCCAATACCGCTACACACTGAACGAGTACAGTTGGGAGATTCCGATGGGCGGCGGCCCCGTGGAGCTTGACACTCTGGAATCAGCCCAGCGGGAGCTGCGCGAAGAAACCGGCTTCACAGCCCGCCGCTGGACCAACATTGCTCGCCTGCATACTTCCAATTCTGTCACCGATGAAGAAGGATTCGTGTTCCTGGCCGAGGATCTGGTACCCGGTGAAGTAGAGCCCGAGGAAACCGAAGAGCTACGCCTATGGCACCTGCCCCTGGCCGAAGCCGTGGAAATGGTGATGCAAAACCGCATCACCGATGCCATTAGTGTGGCTGGTTTGCTGAAGGCCGAGCGCGTGCTAGCCAGCCGGCAGCAACTGGGGTAG
- a CDS encoding sensor histidine kinase, with protein MKLKLSTKLFAGFIVVMLLFAVVVAVNYQLSRNVLRNSQRVEESQRITAEATLLLRSIVDMESGFRGYLLVGNEKMLESYYKGERDLLGRFLRLRTQLKSGSPQQGRIERAQHLYQQWADYSHMLVSEKREAHRRNVEQRLLLEMPHSSLMTTLTGKQLVDQIRVLFEKFDKEEFDSRDKQRVKLAESIQQARILSIAISVLAGVLSLLWASYIVQQISGRIGSMVQLARRIASGNYSTGIRDTQRDELSELAQSLNRMARTIDTNITQLARRNEELDQFAYVVSHDLKAPLRGIESASRWIEEDMDQELPTHIREFLTLMRTRVHRMEHLITGILDLTRIGRVQQSEEWVDVRELLTEIVDSLAPPAGFQVELPTFLPTFVTSRVPLQQVFTNLISNALKYHDHPATGHVRISMQENRRQYIFAVADNGPGIAPEYHERIFVIFQTLTERDTLESTGVGLAIVKKIVERHGGTIRVESAEGAGATFIFSWAKQMPANEAALLSTNLRNPNT; from the coding sequence ATGAAACTGAAACTTTCCACTAAGCTCTTCGCTGGTTTTATTGTGGTGATGCTGCTGTTTGCGGTCGTGGTGGCCGTCAACTACCAGCTCTCGCGCAATGTGCTGCGCAACTCTCAGCGCGTCGAGGAGTCGCAGCGCATCACGGCCGAGGCTACCCTGCTCCTGCGCAGCATTGTGGATATGGAATCGGGCTTTCGGGGCTACCTGCTGGTTGGCAACGAGAAAATGCTGGAGTCTTACTACAAGGGCGAGCGGGATTTGCTGGGGCGGTTTCTGCGCCTGCGGACTCAGCTTAAAAGCGGCTCGCCGCAGCAGGGGCGCATCGAGCGGGCCCAGCACCTATACCAGCAATGGGCCGACTACTCGCACATGCTGGTAAGCGAAAAGCGTGAGGCACACCGCCGTAATGTGGAGCAGCGCCTACTGCTCGAAATGCCCCACAGCAGCCTCATGACTACCCTGACGGGTAAGCAGCTGGTTGACCAGATCAGAGTCTTGTTTGAAAAATTTGATAAAGAAGAGTTTGACAGCCGTGACAAGCAGCGCGTAAAGCTTGCAGAGAGTATTCAGCAGGCCCGCATCTTGTCCATTGCCATATCGGTGCTGGCGGGCGTGCTAAGCCTGCTGTGGGCGTCCTACATTGTGCAGCAGATTTCGGGACGTATTGGCAGCATGGTACAGCTGGCCCGCCGGATTGCCAGTGGCAACTACAGTACGGGTATACGCGACACCCAGCGCGACGAGCTGAGCGAGCTGGCGCAGTCGCTGAACCGCATGGCCCGCACCATCGACACCAACATTACGCAGCTGGCCCGCCGCAACGAGGAGCTAGACCAGTTTGCCTACGTGGTTTCGCACGATTTGAAGGCGCCCCTGCGCGGCATCGAAAGCGCCTCGCGCTGGATTGAGGAAGATATGGACCAGGAACTCCCTACCCATATCCGCGAGTTTCTGACCCTGATGCGCACCCGCGTGCACCGCATGGAGCACCTCATTACCGGCATTCTGGACCTTACCCGCATCGGCAGGGTGCAGCAATCCGAAGAGTGGGTAGACGTGCGGGAGCTGCTCACCGAGATTGTGGATTCTCTGGCGCCGCCCGCGGGCTTTCAGGTGGAGCTGCCTACTTTCCTCCCCACCTTTGTTACCAGCCGCGTGCCGCTCCAGCAGGTCTTTACCAACCTGATCAGCAACGCGCTCAAATACCACGACCACCCCGCTACCGGCCACGTACGCATCAGCATGCAGGAAAATCGTCGGCAGTATATATTTGCGGTGGCCGACAACGGTCCCGGCATCGCGCCGGAATACCACGAGCGGATTTTTGTCATTTTCCAGACGCTGACCGAGCGCGACACGCTGGAAAGTACCGGCGTGGGCCTGGCTATTGTGAAAAAAATCGTGGAGCGCCACGGGGGCACCATCCGAGTAGAATCGGCGGAGGGCGCCGGCGCTACCTTCATTTTCAGCTGGGCGAAGCAGATGCCTGCCAACGAAGCCGCTTTATTATCAACTAATTTACGTAATCCAAACACCTGA
- a CDS encoding glycosyltransferase family 2 protein, whose protein sequence is MTAVAYSVIVPVYQGEETLRPLVAQLRDFFAQAGWTYEIILVYDCGPDQSWAVIQALHQQFGNQVKGVRLSRNFGQHNALICGFGHARGQFIITLDEDLQHRPADIALLIAQQQQGNFDVVYGKYETLQHSAFRNYTSRLLKKLLRVGIPGLHSDYSAFRLIKTSVAKYCLEMNNSYTFLDGYLSWITDSVSSVAVAHQPRVAGKSSYTLRKLLNHSINIFVTFSDLPVRILSVLSILVFLVTLIYSTYVLIRKLIYNDFLSGFPSLIIAIGFGVGLIMLGMGVLGEYIHRINLKTTRRPNFVERETLD, encoded by the coding sequence ATGACGGCCGTTGCTTATTCTGTTATCGTACCGGTGTACCAAGGCGAAGAAACCCTGCGCCCATTGGTGGCACAACTGCGCGATTTCTTTGCGCAAGCCGGCTGGACGTACGAAATCATCCTCGTGTACGATTGTGGCCCCGACCAGTCGTGGGCGGTTATTCAGGCGCTGCACCAGCAGTTCGGGAACCAGGTAAAAGGCGTGCGGCTGTCGCGGAACTTTGGGCAGCATAACGCTCTAATCTGCGGGTTTGGGCACGCCCGTGGCCAGTTCATCATTACCCTAGACGAGGATTTACAGCATCGTCCCGCAGATATTGCCTTGCTGATTGCGCAGCAGCAACAAGGCAATTTTGATGTGGTATATGGCAAATATGAAACCCTGCAACACTCCGCTTTTCGTAATTACACTTCTCGTCTGTTAAAGAAGTTGCTGCGCGTAGGTATTCCGGGATTACACTCAGATTACTCGGCTTTTCGGCTGATAAAAACCAGTGTGGCGAAATACTGTCTGGAGATGAATAATTCGTATACGTTTCTGGATGGTTATTTATCCTGGATAACAGATAGTGTGAGTAGCGTAGCCGTGGCACATCAACCACGAGTCGCTGGAAAAAGTAGTTATACTCTACGAAAATTACTCAATCACTCTATCAATATATTTGTTACATTTTCTGATTTGCCCGTGCGGATTTTATCCGTGCTTTCTATTCTTGTCTTTTTAGTTACGCTGATATATTCCACTTATGTGTTGATTCGTAAGCTGATCTATAATGACTTTCTTTCTGGTTTCCCTTCGCTGATTATTGCCATTGGTTTTGGGGTAGGGCTTATTATGCTAGGCATGGGTGTTCTGGGCGAATACATACACCGCATTAATTTAAAAACCACCCGGCGGCCAAACTTTGTGGAGCGGGAAACGCTGGACTAG
- a CDS encoding ribonuclease HII, with product MLLPSHTTHPHEAGLDEAGRGCLAGPVFAAAVILPPDFHSPYLNDSKQMTARRREQVRADICREAIAWAVAEASPVEIGEINIAQASYLAMHRAVQQLPIVPDFLLVDGNRFRPYPGLEHACIIGGDALYRNIAAASVLAKTFRDERMRELAEAYPHYGWEQNAGYPTPKHREAIRLHGPCEHHRLGFRLV from the coding sequence ATGCTGCTTCCTTCTCACACTACGCACCCACACGAGGCTGGCCTCGACGAAGCTGGGCGGGGCTGTCTGGCTGGGCCGGTGTTTGCCGCCGCCGTGATATTGCCCCCCGATTTCCACTCGCCCTACCTCAACGACTCCAAGCAGATGACCGCCCGCCGCCGCGAGCAGGTACGTGCCGATATATGCCGTGAGGCCATTGCCTGGGCCGTAGCCGAGGCTTCGCCAGTTGAAATAGGAGAGATAAATATTGCGCAGGCCAGCTACTTGGCCATGCACCGTGCCGTGCAGCAACTGCCCATCGTACCCGATTTCTTACTGGTGGATGGCAACCGCTTTCGGCCCTACCCAGGACTGGAACATGCCTGTATTATTGGCGGCGACGCGCTGTACCGCAACATTGCGGCGGCATCAGTACTGGCCAAAACGTTTCGGGATGAGCGCATGCGGGAGCTGGCAGAGGCGTATCCGCACTATGGCTGGGAGCAGAACGCGGGCTACCCTACCCCCAAGCACCGGGAGGCTATTCGACTACACGGCCCCTGCGAGCATCACCGGCTTGGCTTCCGGTTGGTGTAA
- the gcvT gene encoding glycine cleavage system aminomethyltransferase GcvT, translating into MSEALKTVALNDVHQQLGAKMVPFAGFNMPVRYSSDLEEHRTVRRGVGIFDVSHMGEFRVRGPQALDLIQRVTTNDVSKLQDGKAQYSCLPNEEGGIVDDLLVYKLADEDYLLVVNAGNIDKDWAWISARNTEGAELENQSDEWSLFAVQGPKASAALQSLTDTDLSSIPYYSFVQGTLAGAPGVIISATGYTGAGGFELYVPNEHARQVWEAVLEAGQEYGIKPIGLGARDTLRLEMGYCLYGNDITDKTSPLEAGLGWITKFTKDFTNAEALKQQKAEGVTRKLVGFVMDGPGIPRSHYELVNEAGEKIGEVTSGTQSPSLSKGVGLGYVQTAYSQPGSQIFVLVRGKQLPATVAKLPFVSGTEA; encoded by the coding sequence ATGAGCGAAGCTCTCAAAACCGTTGCCCTGAACGACGTGCACCAGCAGCTGGGTGCCAAAATGGTGCCTTTCGCGGGCTTCAACATGCCCGTGCGCTACTCCTCTGACCTTGAAGAGCACCGGACTGTGCGCCGGGGCGTGGGTATTTTCGACGTGTCGCACATGGGTGAGTTCCGAGTGCGCGGTCCGCAGGCCCTCGACCTCATCCAGCGCGTCACCACCAACGATGTCAGCAAGCTCCAGGACGGCAAGGCGCAGTACTCGTGCCTACCCAATGAGGAAGGTGGCATTGTAGACGACCTGCTGGTATACAAGCTGGCCGATGAAGACTACCTGCTGGTGGTAAATGCTGGCAACATCGACAAGGACTGGGCCTGGATTTCGGCGCGCAACACGGAGGGCGCGGAACTGGAAAACCAGTCGGATGAGTGGAGCCTGTTTGCTGTGCAGGGACCCAAGGCCTCGGCAGCGCTTCAGTCGCTCACCGACACTGACCTAAGCAGCATTCCGTATTATTCCTTTGTGCAAGGCACACTGGCGGGCGCACCAGGCGTCATCATCTCGGCCACGGGCTACACCGGCGCGGGCGGTTTTGAACTGTACGTGCCCAACGAGCACGCCCGACAGGTGTGGGAAGCCGTGCTGGAAGCCGGGCAGGAATACGGCATTAAGCCCATTGGCCTGGGTGCCCGCGACACGCTACGCCTGGAAATGGGCTACTGCCTCTACGGCAACGACATCACCGACAAAACCTCCCCCTTAGAGGCCGGTCTGGGCTGGATTACCAAATTCACCAAGGACTTCACCAACGCCGAGGCCCTGAAGCAGCAGAAAGCCGAAGGCGTAACGCGTAAGCTGGTTGGCTTCGTGATGGATGGTCCCGGCATTCCGCGCAGCCACTACGAGCTGGTGAACGAAGCCGGCGAGAAAATAGGAGAGGTAACATCAGGCACCCAATCGCCCTCGCTCAGTAAAGGGGTAGGGCTAGGCTACGTGCAAACCGCCTACAGCCAGCCCGGCAGCCAGATTTTTGTGCTAGTGCGCGGCAAGCAGCTGCCAGCTACCGTTGCCAAGCTGCCTTTCGTATCGGGCACAGAAGCCTAA
- a CDS encoding lysophospholipid acyltransferase family protein: protein MRQLLRFIGQRLYTTWCTFWFVSPFFYTYPLQWVLARKPTRHPWLHRVNRFWSSSAIFMWGMPVSIVRKNQLPAGQPCVYVANHSSYIDIPLLFRAIPGFLNIIGKSSLADTPLWGPIFGRTYITVNRDSAVSRGRSMVLAKQSLAAGRSVVIFPEGTISEKPGEKMMPFKDGAFQLAIAAGVPLVPVSMPLNHRFMPDVGGLRIRYTPLRIVLHEPIPTINLTMADVPALKQRAHDLIASEFQPEAAGLPPAFTWRPTPPVPRAVAQETAPHRDDQTELSLPNS, encoded by the coding sequence ATGCGTCAGTTACTGCGTTTTATTGGCCAACGACTCTACACTACCTGGTGCACGTTCTGGTTTGTGTCGCCGTTTTTCTACACCTACCCGTTGCAATGGGTGCTGGCGCGCAAGCCTACTCGGCACCCATGGCTGCACCGCGTCAACCGGTTCTGGTCGTCGTCGGCCATTTTTATGTGGGGTATGCCGGTGAGCATTGTGCGCAAGAATCAATTGCCCGCAGGCCAGCCGTGCGTATACGTGGCCAACCACAGCTCCTACATTGATATTCCGCTGCTTTTCCGCGCCATTCCGGGGTTTCTGAACATTATCGGCAAAAGCTCCCTGGCGGATACTCCTCTGTGGGGCCCCATCTTTGGGCGCACGTATATCACCGTAAACCGCGACAGCGCCGTGAGCCGGGGCCGCTCGATGGTACTGGCCAAGCAAAGTTTGGCGGCGGGGCGCTCGGTAGTCATTTTTCCGGAAGGCACCATTTCGGAGAAGCCCGGCGAGAAGATGATGCCGTTTAAAGACGGTGCTTTCCAGCTGGCTATTGCCGCCGGCGTGCCGCTGGTACCCGTGTCAATGCCGCTGAACCACCGCTTTATGCCCGACGTAGGAGGGCTGCGCATCCGCTACACGCCCCTGCGCATCGTGTTGCACGAGCCCATTCCGACGATAAATCTTACGATGGCCGATGTGCCTGCCCTGAAACAACGCGCGCACGACCTCATTGCCAGCGAATTTCAACCCGAAGCGGCCGGCTTACCACCGGCCTTCACGTGGCGCCCTACCCCACCTGTTCCTCGTGCCGTAGCGCAGGAAACCGCGCCGCACCGCGACGACCAGACCGAACTAAGTCTGCCAAATTCGTAA
- a CDS encoding WbqC family protein translates to MKKVAILQSNYIPWKGYFDIIHAVDEFILYDDMQYTRRDWRNRNKIVTSHGLQWLTIPVQQYDFKQKIKDTPVISSIWQQKHWRSIQQAYAKSLFFKNYESIFQSLYEANQYTYLSEINYTFIKAICDVLGITTKISWSMEYTLAAGKTERLVKLVQDAGGTEYLSGPAAKDYLDESLFAAAGIAVRWMDYSGYPSYQQLGNQPFEHGVSVLDLLFNEGPNAPKFMKTFSTP, encoded by the coding sequence ATGAAAAAGGTAGCTATTCTGCAATCAAACTATATTCCCTGGAAAGGGTATTTTGATATTATTCACGCAGTAGATGAATTTATTTTATACGATGATATGCAGTATACACGCCGCGACTGGCGTAATAGAAATAAAATTGTTACATCACACGGCTTGCAATGGCTGACTATACCGGTGCAACAATATGACTTCAAGCAAAAAATAAAGGATACGCCCGTCATAAGTTCAATTTGGCAACAAAAACATTGGCGTAGCATCCAGCAAGCGTATGCGAAGTCTTTGTTTTTTAAAAATTATGAAAGCATTTTTCAAAGTTTATACGAGGCTAATCAATATACTTATTTAAGCGAAATCAATTATACTTTTATTAAGGCTATTTGTGACGTGCTTGGTATCACTACCAAAATTTCCTGGTCGATGGAGTATACCTTAGCTGCGGGAAAAACTGAGCGGCTGGTGAAGCTGGTGCAGGATGCAGGCGGTACAGAATACTTATCGGGGCCAGCGGCCAAGGACTACCTGGACGAGTCGTTGTTTGCAGCGGCTGGTATTGCGGTGCGTTGGATGGATTACAGCGGCTATCCGTCGTATCAGCAGCTTGGCAATCAGCCGTTCGAGCACGGTGTTTCGGTGCTGGATCTATTGTTCAACGAAGGCCCGAACGCGCCGAAGTTTATGAAAACCTTTTCTACTCCCTAG
- a CDS encoding 2-phosphosulfolactate phosphatase has product MPNLDICFSPDLLSLYDLRGRIAVVVDILRATSSIVTALAQGVTHLVPVETLAECRALAADNYLTAAERDGVQAEGVDLGNSPFGYLDGVVPVQGRCVAITTTNGTRAMHLSRAADEVVVGAFLNLGAVADFLRQQGKDVVVVCAGWKGHFCLEDTLFGGALAARLAQDFDITSSDATLAALDLWEKASPNVAAYLLKSAHVRRLNRLEAHKDMEFCVHQDEYNLVPVWRNGEIVKL; this is encoded by the coding sequence ATGCCAAACCTAGATATTTGTTTTTCGCCTGACCTGCTGTCGCTCTACGATTTACGTGGGCGCATAGCTGTAGTGGTGGATATTTTGCGGGCTACCTCTAGCATAGTCACGGCGCTGGCGCAGGGCGTTACGCACTTAGTGCCCGTGGAGACGCTAGCAGAATGCCGCGCGCTGGCCGCCGATAATTACTTGACTGCTGCCGAGCGTGATGGGGTGCAGGCCGAAGGCGTCGACCTGGGCAATTCGCCCTTCGGTTACCTCGATGGGGTAGTGCCGGTGCAGGGCCGTTGCGTGGCCATCACGACCACCAACGGCACCCGCGCCATGCACCTGTCGCGTGCGGCCGATGAGGTGGTGGTAGGGGCCTTCCTGAATCTAGGCGCCGTGGCCGACTTTCTGCGCCAGCAGGGCAAAGATGTGGTAGTGGTGTGTGCTGGCTGGAAAGGACATTTTTGCCTCGAAGACACGCTGTTCGGCGGCGCACTAGCTGCCCGCCTTGCGCAGGACTTCGACATAACCAGCTCCGATGCTACCCTGGCCGCCCTCGACCTGTGGGAAAAAGCCAGCCCCAACGTAGCCGCCTACCTCCTGAAATCGGCCCACGTACGCCGCCTCAACCGTCTCGAAGCTCACAAAGACATGGAGTTCTGCGTGCACCAAGACGAATACAACTTGGTGCCGGTGTGGCGGAATGGTGAGATTGTGAAGTTGTGA
- a CDS encoding response regulator: MSADPTPSILLVEDDQLDIMNVQRELRKHNVAVPLHIARNGREALNLLRGENGESRISKPSVVILDINMPRMNGLELLKEFRSDPELVGLNVFITTTSDLETDRLKAQNLAVSGYIIKPLSFDKFGEGATTIDGFSLFLDLLRLKDQ; encoded by the coding sequence ATGTCTGCCGATCCTACCCCCAGTATCCTGTTGGTTGAAGATGACCAACTGGATATTATGAATGTGCAGCGCGAATTGCGCAAACACAATGTGGCCGTGCCGCTGCACATTGCCCGCAACGGCCGCGAAGCCCTTAACCTGTTGCGCGGCGAGAATGGCGAGTCCCGCATCAGCAAGCCCAGCGTGGTTATCCTCGACATCAATATGCCCCGCATGAATGGGCTGGAATTGCTCAAAGAATTCCGCTCCGACCCCGAGCTGGTGGGCCTCAACGTGTTCATCACGACTACCTCAGACCTGGAAACTGACCGCCTGAAAGCGCAAAACCTAGCCGTGAGCGGCTACATCATCAAGCCGCTCAGCTTCGATAAGTTTGGTGAAGGTGCTACCACTATCGACGGTTTCAGCCTGTTTCTGGATTTGCTGCGCCTAAAAGACCAATAG
- the dtd gene encoding D-aminoacyl-tRNA deacylase, with product MRIVVQRVRHAKVTVEHRVTGQIGPGLLVLVGFTPTDTPATLDWMARKLVQLRIFSDDEGKMNRSVQDVDGQVLVVSQFTLLADASKGTRPSYIGAAPPAVAVPLYEQFVEQLTQLLNQPVPTGEFGADMQVELVNDGPVTIVLER from the coding sequence ATGCGAATAGTTGTGCAGCGTGTGCGCCACGCCAAAGTCACGGTAGAGCACCGCGTAACAGGTCAGATTGGGCCGGGCCTGCTGGTGCTGGTCGGCTTCACGCCCACCGACACCCCGGCTACCCTCGACTGGATGGCCCGGAAGCTGGTGCAGCTCCGCATTTTCTCCGACGACGAAGGCAAGATGAACCGCTCGGTGCAGGATGTGGACGGACAGGTATTGGTTGTCAGTCAGTTCACATTACTGGCCGATGCCAGCAAAGGCACGCGCCCCAGCTATATAGGCGCTGCGCCGCCAGCCGTGGCCGTGCCGCTCTACGAGCAGTTTGTGGAGCAGCTCACGCAGCTACTGAACCAGCCCGTACCCACTGGCGAGTTCGGCGCCGACATGCAGGTAGAGCTGGTAAACGACGGCCCCGTAACGATTGTGCTAGAACGGTGA
- the mltG gene encoding endolytic transglycosylase MltG, with product MMTENSASTRLRWRVAFGLFGVLTLLGLAGSYAWWRVWRKPNVVASPLGPAYLYIRTGTSFESVLDTLRRQELLHEPSTFAWLAQRRGYPAQIRPGRYRLDFGLGNAALLDKLLQGEQDTVDFQLSAFKYKPQLIRQIVQQLETDSLALRQLLQDNEWLQQQYRLDTTTVLTLFLPGSYQLVWNTSARQFLDSAAATHRRFWTAQRRQQADSLGLSPTQVHVLASIVQRETAMPQDKPIIAGVYLNRLRRRMRLQADPTLLWAIGNFGVKRVLNRDKLVDSPYNTYKHAGLPPGPITSANRQSLDAVLRPAAHQYLFFCARPDRSGYSDFAETFAEHKLNARRYQHTLDSLKIMR from the coding sequence ATGATGACAGAAAATTCTGCTTCTACCCGCTTGCGCTGGCGGGTGGCATTTGGGTTGTTTGGCGTGCTCACGTTGCTAGGATTGGCAGGTAGCTATGCGTGGTGGCGGGTGTGGCGCAAACCCAACGTGGTGGCCTCACCACTGGGGCCAGCCTACCTGTACATTCGCACGGGCACCTCGTTTGAGTCGGTGCTGGATACGCTGCGGCGGCAGGAGCTCCTGCACGAGCCCAGTACGTTTGCTTGGCTGGCCCAACGGCGCGGCTACCCTGCACAGATTCGGCCCGGCCGCTACCGCCTCGATTTTGGGCTCGGTAATGCGGCCCTACTCGACAAGCTGCTGCAAGGTGAGCAGGACACAGTTGATTTTCAACTAAGTGCTTTCAAATACAAGCCGCAGCTGATCCGGCAGATAGTCCAACAGCTGGAAACTGATTCGCTGGCATTGCGGCAGTTGCTGCAAGACAACGAGTGGCTTCAGCAGCAGTACCGACTTGATACTACCACCGTGCTGACGCTGTTTCTGCCGGGTTCCTACCAGCTGGTCTGGAACACCTCGGCGCGGCAGTTTCTGGATTCGGCGGCGGCCACACACCGGCGGTTCTGGACTGCCCAGCGCCGCCAGCAGGCCGATTCGTTGGGTTTATCGCCTACCCAGGTGCATGTGCTAGCTAGCATCGTGCAACGCGAAACGGCCATGCCGCAAGATAAGCCCATTATTGCCGGCGTGTACCTCAATCGCCTGCGCCGCCGTATGCGCCTGCAAGCAGACCCTACCCTACTCTGGGCCATCGGTAACTTTGGGGTGAAGCGGGTGCTGAACAGGGATAAGCTGGTGGACTCGCCTTATAATACCTACAAGCACGCTGGCCTTCCGCCTGGCCCCATCACCTCGGCCAACCGCCAGAGCCTGGATGCCGTGCTGCGCCCGGCGGCACACCAGTACCTCTTCTTTTGCGCCCGCCCCGACCGGAGCGGCTACTCCGATTTTGCCGAAACCTTCGCCGAGCACAAGCTGAATGCCCGCCGTTACCAGCACACACTGGATAGCCTGAAGATCATGCGGTAA
- the purN gene encoding phosphoribosylglycinamide formyltransferase, which translates to MKHRIAFLVSGGGGTLRLVHQAARRLQLPWEICLVLADRPCGALAYADDQQLPVAQVTYSRQAPEALQAALQQAQPDVVVLAFDRILDAATLALFPGRFINVHYSLLPSFAGLVGMKTVEQARAQQVRILGATCHEVTEQVDGGPVLAQCALPVDWQRDAPATLHQVLFRGAGLILLQSLLHRFGWVGGPEQEQLRYLQKTLLCSPPLTFDAGLLTEELWQQVSG; encoded by the coding sequence ATGAAGCACCGAATTGCTTTTCTGGTTTCGGGTGGTGGGGGCACGCTGCGCCTGGTGCATCAGGCAGCGCGCCGCTTGCAGTTACCCTGGGAAATCTGCCTGGTGCTGGCCGACCGGCCCTGCGGTGCTCTGGCCTATGCCGACGATCAGCAATTGCCGGTAGCGCAAGTAACCTATTCCCGGCAGGCGCCCGAAGCGTTGCAGGCGGCGCTGCAACAAGCCCAACCCGATGTGGTGGTATTGGCTTTCGACCGTATCCTGGATGCGGCAACGCTGGCATTGTTTCCTGGGCGCTTTATCAACGTGCATTATTCCTTGCTCCCGTCTTTTGCCGGTCTGGTAGGCATGAAAACCGTGGAGCAGGCGCGGGCGCAACAGGTACGCATATTGGGCGCCACGTGCCATGAGGTGACAGAGCAGGTAGACGGCGGCCCGGTGTTGGCCCAGTGCGCCCTACCTGTCGACTGGCAACGCGATGCGCCTGCTACGCTGCACCAAGTGCTGTTTCGGGGCGCGGGGCTAATATTATTGCAAAGCCTGTTGCACCGGTTTGGGTGGGTAGGCGGCCCCGAGCAAGAGCAACTCCGCTACCTGCAAAAAACGCTGCTGTGCTCCCCGCCGCTAACCTTTGATGCCGGACTGCTGACCGAGGAGTTGTGGCAGCAAGTAAGTGGCTAA